The DNA segment TAGACCGATAACCGATATTTGATGATGTACTAGAAGGTCGTGCTCCTGAGGTAAATTACAATATTAATGGTAACAACTATAACATGGGGTACTATCTAACAGATGGAATCTATCCTGAATGGGCTACGTTCGTGAAACAATTCCACGCCCAGGGTGAAAAGAGAAAATTGTTCTCCAAATATCAAGAAGGTCATCGAAAAAACGTAGAAATGACATTTGGCGTGTTGCAATCTCAATTTGCAATTGTACATGATCCAACACAATTTTGGGATAAAGAAGATCTCGCTAAAATAATGAGAGCGTGTATTATACTACATAATATGATCGTTGAGGATGAGAGAGACACATACGCCACTCCCTTTGGCGCTTTACCATCTTACGATGATGCAACATATGGCTTACCGCCTCCAAACTTAGGCGAAGAATCTTTAGCCTCTAATGAAATGTATATCGGAAGGACTATCCAACTTTGTGACAGGCAGAAACATTGTCAACTACAATTCGATCTGGTTGAGCATATCACAATGTTCCATAATAATGATTAACTAGCTCTAtagcccgtgcaatgcacggaCATGCTCTATATTGGGCGA comes from the Apium graveolens cultivar Ventura unplaced genomic scaffold, ASM990537v1 ctg8256, whole genome shotgun sequence genome and includes:
- the LOC141704805 gene encoding uncharacterized protein LOC141704805: MGYYLTDGIYPEWATFVKQFHAQGEKRKLFSKYQEGHRKNVEMTFGVLQSQFAIVHDPTQFWDKEDLAKIMRACIILHNMIVEDERDTYATPFGALPSYDDATYGLPPPNLGEESLASNEMYIGRTIQLCDRQKHCQLQFDLVEHITMFHNND